The genomic window AATTTCATTCTCCGTGAAAGGAATCATGCCAAATATTAAGTGTTGCCGTCACTTTATCAGACATTTTTTGTCCTTTGCATAGACATTGGTGTCTAATTGATATTGAATTTTGAGGCCTTTTTTGTTTGCTCATAAACTATAATCTAATTGGTGCAACAGATCTGCAATCTGATTATGGCTTGACTTAGCTCCATTGCGAGCGGAGCGAAGCAATCCTTCTCTTATAAATAAACGGTACCTTCTGATAAGGGGTAAATAGGGTTGTAAAAACCTGCAAAAAAAGAAAGATTTTATACGGCAATATTATAATAACTAAACTGTAACAACTTTATGCGTTTTTTTGGATAAATGGTATAATTTCATTCTCCGTGAAAGGAATCATGCCAAATATTAAGTGTTGCCGTCACTTTATCAGACATTTTTTGTCCTTTGCATAGACATTGGTGTCTAATTGATATTGAATTTTGAGGCCTTTTTTGTTTGCTCATAAACTATAATCTAATTGGTGCAACAGATCTGCAATCTGATTATGGCTTGACTTAGCTCCATATTCTTCAGTTCATCCGAAATCTTTCTTACGCATCTCAATAGCGGCTTTGGGTCTCCACGAGTAGCTTGCACTATAAGATATTTGACGTCTTTCAGAAAAGCGGGGTTATTGTTCGTGCTCCGTTTACGTCTATTACCCTTCTTATAGCATTACCGCATAGCGCGGCACCGCCACAACCAAATTTCTTTTATGAAAGCGGAGAGATTGCTTCGGAAAAGGCCCTCGCAATGACAGCGACCATGCACTTTGATGGCACACTGCACGTTGTCATTGCGAGTGAAGCGAAGCAATCTTTCACTCATAAAAAACGGTACCTCTTGAAAGGGGTTTGTGAAAAAACTTACAAAAAAAGGTAACACTTTAGTTTTTTGAAAAAGTAGGGGCGAAGCATTTGCCAGCTTGGGGTGTGAATACATTTATGCCAATTTATGACAAATGCTTCGCCCCTACACCGTGCGGTAACATCGTTATTATGGTAATTTTTCAAAAAACTAAAGTGTTACAAAAAAAAGAAGTTTTTATACAGTAATACTATATGAACTCTGGACAACACGATTATTATCGAACCATGTTAAGGCAAACTGTAAAGCCGCCGGGTATCCTTGTCTTAAGAAATTATCGCGGGGAGCGGTATCAAAAATTTTAGTAGCGTTGTCAAGTGGAGACCTGAGAAAAGTCCTCCAATGTATAGTTGTCACGCATCAAAGCCGTTGTAGTAATAGGCAAGCCGAATTTTGGTAACGTTCAGCGCCCCGGCAACACTCCATTTGCTCACATTCACCCGCATGTTAACCGTACGCATGACGCGCTCTACTTTACTTGTCGTTTTGCCATTGAGCCTCTTTTCTATCGCCGTAAACATATCAGGCCTGGCATTCTCAAGATAGGATGCGGTATGAGTATGTCCCTTCGACAAACAATGCTGAATCACCGCATCCAACCGTTTCCTCTTGGATTCTATCATTTTCTCGATGGTCTTCTGGCAATCAACCAATGGCCGTATCGCACAGACATCCATAAGCTCCGACATTACCTCCAGCCATTCTTTCCCCTTGCTCTTGAGCCCATCTTGCCATAATACATACTTTGCCTGATACGGAATATGCCACAAACATCTCTGTACAAGCACCTTGACCTTCCCTTTCAAACTATCCAAAATAGAGGTGTCGCCATCGGTTATCAAAAGAAACCGGGAAAACTTCCTGAACACCTTAATACTCTTACCAAAAAGCTTATCCCAACTGCCGTTGTAATTCCCTATGTCAAGCCCTGCCACTCTCACCCCTCCACCTCTCTTATATTGCACAAAGACCTTGAGCTCCTTGCCTCGTTTGGCTATCCCCTTAATCCCTACCCCTGTCCCGTCTGCTTCTCCCAGGGGAAGTCCCTTCTCGTCGAGTTGAAAATCTATCTCTGCTGCCGTCTTTTGCACCGATTTCCCTATCGTCATCTTGTCTACGGTCCAGCCAAACATCGACACGATCTTCTGAATAAAATCCCTTAATATCTCCGGCAGTATCTTGCAAAATGCCTTGAGAATCGACTCCAGGCTGCCGTCCTTTAATTCAACCCGAATTTGACAACCAAATTCTATTGTGATACCATCTGTGCATGGGGTTGCTCCCATATAGCCCTCCTTTTCTTTATGGTTTAGTTTCTTGTATCAAAACTATTTTTTACCATATTTGGAGGGCTTTTTCTTTAACCAAGTCTCTCTTTTTCTACTCTACCAAAGTTTTAACAAAGTAATGTCTGAGAAAAAACTGACTACAATTTGACTACAGTTGAGGAAAACAGAAATATGTCGATTGCATGAAACCATTAATTTCATTGGCTGGGGAACTAGGATTCGAACCTAGACTAAATGATCCAGAGTCATTTGTGCTACCGTTACACTATTCCCCAGTGTTTTGAATGACGCACGATCGGCTTCTGCGCCATTTAATTGATGTTGAAATTTGATATGAAAAAGAGGAATTTCAAAATCAGGACACAGATGTTCACCGGAACATATCTCAATCCCAATCATCTGCTGTGCTTATCCGCGTCCTAAAATTTAATCGCTCAATGATACAATATATTCTTAAGCTAGTCAAGTCTATTGATGTTATTTAATTACCAGGCTTTGTACCAACATGGACGGTAACAATCCCCAGCGTCTTCGGGTATATTTTCACGTCTTCAAGACCACAGGATTCCATCTGAGTCCGCAGTCCATATCGGTCGGGAAAGTTTAGCACGGATGACGGGAGATAGGAGTATGCGTTATACTTACTGCGAGAGATGAGTCTTCCGATGAAAGGAAGTATTTTTTTGAAATAAAAATAATAGATCCCCTTGAAGACGGGATTGATAGGCTGAGAAAATTCCAGGATCACCACGCGTCCCCCCGGTGCGGTTATCCGCACCATCTCTGCAATACCAGCCCTCAGATCAGCCACATTCCTGATTCCAAATGCCACGCCAGAGACCTGAAAGGAATTGTCCCGAAATGGCAAACGCAAGGTATCGGCGTCAATAACCTTTATCTTGTCGGAAAGGTTCCTTCTCTTCAGCTTGAGTTCAGCCAGTCTTACCATTTCGTGGCAGAAGTCACTCCCGATAACCCTTCCACTGCCATTTAAAACCCTGGAATAAGCAATCGCCAGATCACCTGTGCCGGTACAAACGTCCAGCACCTTTGCATCCGGGGTAACATTGCTCACCTTCACGGCAAACTTGCGCCAGCTCTTGTCAAAATTAAAACTTAAAATGGTATTTAAAAGGTCATATACCCTGGCAATCGAGCCAAACATCTGCTGGATATAGACACCCTTTTTTGTCAGTAAATCGGTTTGTGTAAGCATATGCCCGTACTCTTAAACTCTTCTGCGGTCAGAAATCAGCATCCCATCGATCAGGAGAACGATATTAAAATACCGTATCAGAAGAAAAAAAACAAATGATATTTATTTTATCCATGCTATAATAATGAAATTGCTTTCTACATCATAGCCATGAAGGTTACTCACTTGCACAGATATTAGATGTATACCATGAATCCTCATTTTTATGTACGGAATATTCCTATCTGCGGAGATGTAATTCTCTCCCCCATGGCAGGATTTTCAGATATCCCTTTTCGGCTTATCTGCAGGGAATTTGGCATGGCAATGAGTTACACGGAAGTTATTTCTATGGACGGGGTACTGTGGAATAACAGGAAAACTTTAAAGCTCCTCGAGTTCAGCCCGAAAGAAAGACCCGTTGTCTTCCAGATTCTTGGTAACGACGAGGATAAAATCGTCGAGGCCTGTCGCGTTATAGAACAACTGGGGCCAGACATTATCGATGTGAATATGGGTTGTTCTGTCTCAGATATCGCCGGCAAAGGGGCTGGCGCTGGACTTCTTAAAGACCCCGCCAAGATCGGACGCATTTTCCATAAACTCACAACGACCCTTCGGGTGCCGGTAACAGGCAAGATTCGTCTGGGATGGGATGACAAATCGAGAAATTATCTGGAA from Candidatus Brocadia sp. includes these protein-coding regions:
- the ubiE gene encoding bifunctional demethylmenaquinone methyltransferase/2-methoxy-6-polyprenyl-1,4-benzoquinol methylase UbiE gives rise to the protein MLTQTDLLTKKGVYIQQMFGSIARVYDLLNTILSFNFDKSWRKFAVKVSNVTPDAKVLDVCTGTGDLAIAYSRVLNGSGRVIGSDFCHEMVRLAELKLKRRNLSDKIKVIDADTLRLPFRDNSFQVSGVAFGIRNVADLRAGIAEMVRITAPGGRVVILEFSQPINPVFKGIYYFYFKKILPFIGRLISRSKYNAYSYLPSSVLNFPDRYGLRTQMESCGLEDVKIYPKTLGIVTVHVGTKPGN